The genomic segment AGATCAGGTGTCCAGCACACCGGCCATCACCCGGACCGCCTCCTCGAATCGCCCCGGATCGGGGCCCGAGTAGTTCAGCCGCACGAACGCCCCGGTCGGTTCAGCCGGGAACCACTCCTCACCCGGCGAGATCAGCACGCGCTCGCGGCCGCAGGCCTCCACGAACTCGTCGGCATCGACCCCGGCCGGCAATCGCAACCAGATGTTCAACCCGCCGCGCGGAACCGCGGTGAGCGTGCCGGGCGGGAGCAACTCGTCCACCAGCCCGACCAGGGCGTCACGCCGGGCGCGCAACTGCTCACGCATCCGCCGCAGGTGTGGCTCCCAGCCGGGCGCGGTCACCACCTCGAGCGCCGCCGTCTGCAGCACTCCGCTCACGTAGAGTCCGTCGACCACCCGGTCGGTCTGGATGCGCGACCTGGCCGGTCCCCGCGCGATCACCGCCGCGATCCGGATGGCGGGCGACACGCTCTTCGTGAGCGAGCGCACGTAGACGACGTGCCCGTCGGCATCCTGAGCGATCAGCGGACGCACGACGGTGTCGAGAGCGAAGTCGTGCGCCCAGTCGTCCTCCACGAGGAACGCTCCGTTCGACCGCACCACCTCGAGGATCGCTGCCGCCTGCGCCGCCGGCCAGGTGGCCCCGGTGGGGTTCGCGAAGTGCGGCATGGCGTAGAACAGACGCGCCCGTGTGCGGTCGAACGCCTCGGCGAGCACGACCGGATCGACCGCGTTCCCGCTCTCGTCGCGCGGCACCGGCACGACCTCGAGCCCGGCCTGACGGGCGGCAGCGATCGCTCCCCAATAGCCCGGCGACTCCATCACGATGGCGTCGCCGGGCCGTGCGAGCGCCCGGAACACCGACGACAGAGCGCTCTGGCCGCCGGGCATCACGAGAACGTCGGATGCGGTGGGCGCCGATCCGCCGGCCGACGTCGCCTCGCCCACTTCCCGCGCGAACCAGGAGCGCAGCTCGGGAAGACCGGATGCCGGCGGCCGGTCGAGTGCCGAGCGTGACCGTGCTGCGCGCCCGAGTGCCGCCTGCACCGCTCGCACTGGAAGCAGGTCGTCGACCGGGTAGCCGCTGTGCAACGCGATGACATCGGGTCCAGCGGTCTGCATGGTCGATCCGACGTAGCCGCCGTCGGCGCGGATCGCGCCGAGCGCCGCTGTCTGCCAGCCGTAGTCGGCACGTGGCGCCGGCTGGGCATGGCGCACGAAGGTGCCGGCTCCGGGGCGCGACTCGACGAGGCCCTCGCGCACGAGCATCCGCACCGCCTGCTGCACCGTCACCGGGCCGGCGCCGAAGCGCACCGTCAGCTCGCGAGTGGACGGCAGTCGCGCGCCTGCTCGCAGACCGTCGACCACGGTACGGAGTTCGACGGCGATGCGCGCCGCACTGCTACTCTGGTTCATGAAGGATGATAGTAGCGCTACTGCCGCCCTGACCGCTCCGCTATCGCGGAAGGCGGCTGGGGCAAGCGGCCCGGC from the Herbiconiux aconitum genome contains:
- a CDS encoding aminotransferase-like domain-containing protein, whose protein sequence is MNQSSSAARIAVELRTVVDGLRAGARLPSTRELTVRFGAGPVTVQQAVRMLVREGLVESRPGAGTFVRHAQPAPRADYGWQTAALGAIRADGGYVGSTMQTAGPDVIALHSGYPVDDLLPVRAVQAALGRAARSRSALDRPPASGLPELRSWFAREVGEATSAGGSAPTASDVLVMPGGQSALSSVFRALARPGDAIVMESPGYWGAIAAARQAGLEVVPVPRDESGNAVDPVVLAEAFDRTRARLFYAMPHFANPTGATWPAAQAAAILEVVRSNGAFLVEDDWAHDFALDTVVRPLIAQDADGHVVYVRSLTKSVSPAIRIAAVIARGPARSRIQTDRVVDGLYVSGVLQTAALEVVTAPGWEPHLRRMREQLRARRDALVGLVDELLPPGTLTAVPRGGLNIWLRLPAGVDADEFVEACGRERVLISPGEEWFPAEPTGAFVRLNYSGPDPGRFEEAVRVMAGVLDT